One stretch of Thermanaerosceptrum fracticalcis DNA includes these proteins:
- a CDS encoding alanine racemase: protein MSGLLTPYLSVNLEILENNIQTMARRAKEKGVKLRPHIKAHKMPQIALRQIQAGAVGVTVATLGEAEVMIEAGIKDILVAYQMVGKEKILRLLDLAQKARISVAVDNKKNAAELNEWAGTRNILLPVMIEIDTGLHRCGLLPGPDVVDFVKELQQLPHLEAVGLMTHAGHAYGSSPERIPDIGLEEGRQMAELAKLLEHNGIKELEVSVGSTPTALYNLQVPGVTEIRPGNYVFYDAIQVGLGVAKAEQCALQVVSMVISRPAKDRLVIDAGSKTFALDKGAHGMSVVQGFGIILGYPHLLLERLSEEHGIIKVTGEGPLPELGEKLCIIPNHACTAINLANEVIVMKNGSVYDKWPVAARGLVQ from the coding sequence ATGAGCGGTTTGTTAACACCATATCTTAGTGTGAACCTTGAAATTTTGGAAAACAATATTCAAACCATGGCCCGGAGAGCTAAAGAAAAAGGCGTGAAATTGCGTCCCCATATCAAAGCCCATAAGATGCCCCAGATTGCCCTTCGCCAAATTCAAGCGGGCGCCGTAGGTGTTACTGTGGCTACCTTAGGGGAAGCGGAAGTGATGATTGAGGCCGGAATCAAAGATATCTTAGTGGCTTACCAAATGGTGGGGAAAGAAAAAATCCTCCGCCTCCTGGACCTGGCACAAAAGGCGAGGATTAGTGTGGCTGTTGATAACAAAAAAAATGCTGCGGAGTTAAATGAGTGGGCAGGGACAAGGAATATACTGCTGCCCGTGATGATTGAAATAGATACGGGCTTACACCGCTGTGGGCTCCTCCCGGGCCCAGATGTGGTAGATTTTGTGAAAGAACTGCAGCAACTTCCTCATCTGGAGGCCGTTGGCTTGATGACACATGCGGGACATGCCTATGGCTCCAGTCCTGAGAGAATACCGGATATTGGCCTTGAGGAAGGACGGCAAATGGCAGAACTGGCCAAGCTTTTGGAGCATAATGGTATCAAAGAACTGGAAGTCTCCGTAGGCTCCACACCAACGGCACTTTACAATCTCCAGGTGCCGGGAGTGACCGAAATAAGGCCCGGTAATTACGTTTTTTATGATGCCATCCAGGTGGGTTTAGGTGTGGCCAAAGCAGAACAATGCGCTTTGCAGGTGGTCTCAATGGTGATTAGCAGGCCGGCGAAAGACAGGCTGGTCATTGATGCGGGGAGCAAGACTTTTGCCCTGGATAAAGGGGCCCATGGCATGTCGGTCGTACAGGGTTTTGGTATTATCCTGGGATATCCCCATTTACTCCTGGAGAGACTTTCCGAGGAACATGGCATTATCAAGGTTACCGGGGAAGGCCCCCTGCCGGAGCTGGGAGAAAAACTGTGCATTATCCCCAATCATGCCTGTACAGCCATTAATTTAGCCAATGAAGTTATAGTAATGAAAAACGGTTCTGTTTATGACAAATGGCCGGTAGCAGCACGGGGACTGGTACAATAA
- a CDS encoding DUF554 domain-containing protein — protein sequence MTGTIVNAAAIIAGAVVGLFLRTGIQERYKDIIMQGLGLSVLLIGMKMAFKTNNELLVILSLVIGAIIGEWLDIDRFLEALGQRLQAMIGSREGEFVRGFVSASLIYCVGAMAIMGPIESGLTGQHKVLYVKSALDGISAIIFSSTMGLGVAFSALPVFVYQGSITLLAGAVKALLTEAIIAELTATGGILIVAIGLNVLGIKQIKVANLLPAVLVVVILTSMVARFFPGLV from the coding sequence ATGACAGGTACTATCGTAAATGCTGCAGCTATCATTGCAGGAGCGGTCGTAGGGTTGTTTCTACGCACGGGAATACAAGAGCGGTACAAGGACATTATTATGCAAGGACTGGGCTTATCCGTTCTTTTGATAGGAATGAAGATGGCCTTTAAAACTAATAACGAGCTGCTTGTCATTCTTAGCCTGGTTATAGGGGCTATCATTGGTGAGTGGCTGGATATAGACCGTTTCCTGGAGGCCTTAGGGCAAAGACTCCAGGCCATGATTGGCTCCCGGGAAGGCGAATTTGTACGGGGGTTTGTTTCGGCCAGCCTGATTTACTGTGTAGGGGCTATGGCCATTATGGGGCCCATTGAGAGCGGGCTCACTGGCCAGCATAAGGTTCTCTATGTAAAGTCTGCCCTGGACGGGATTTCGGCCATTATTTTTTCTTCCACCATGGGACTGGGGGTGGCTTTTTCCGCTTTGCCCGTTTTTGTCTACCAGGGAAGTATCACCCTGCTGGCTGGAGCCGTAAAAGCTTTATTAACCGAGGCCATTATTGCAGAGCTAACAGCTACGGGGGGAATTCTCATCGTAGCCATCGGTCTTAATGTTTTGGGGATAAAGCAGATTAAGGTAGCCAATCTTTTACCGGCAGTGCTGGTAGTGGTGATCCTTACCAGTATGGTGGCCAGGTTTTTTCCAGGGTTAGTTTAG